taagatatagacgtccgattggacctcgcttttaccctgatcatggtatgcattaaagattacaatttggaaagattcagctAAATAGcttgcgcgaaatatggtgaaaaattaaatttaaaccgattttgccctattgctcctatgggagcaaTCACCATGATCatgtatgttttaaaaaaatacgatttacaAAGATTCAGGTCCACAGCTAATAAACTGCTCGAAATGtggtaacaaaattaaacttaaaccCCTTATGCTttattgctcctatgggagctataacaTATAGATGTCCGACTGGaccgcgcttttaccctgatcatggtgtgctttaaaaaatacgatttggaaaggttcaggtcaatagcttagaagctgcgcgaaatatggtaaaaaaaaattaaatctaaacccattttgccctattgatTCTATGGGAgatataagatataggcgtccgattggacctcgcttttaccctgatcatggtatgcattacaAAGTACGATTAGGAAAGATTCTggttaacagcttataaactgcgcgaaatgtggtaaaaattaaatttaaaccctgTTGTTCGTTGGAtagattcaggttaacagcttataagctggtaaaaaattaaatttaaacccattttgccctattttATAATGGGAGCTCTATGACAAAAACATCCAATTGGCatgctctttcaccctgatcctGGTTAGAGGTGGAGAACTATCGATGGCACTATCGCCACTATCGATGGTTTAGCACTATCGAGCCACCATCGATGGCAGCAGACACCTTCGATAGTGGCCCATCCACTATCGATGGTGCCATCGCTAGTGCGCTTCTTACATCCCTAAAAAATTTGTTCGCGCATTTTCTGTGTCGGCGTCAAATGCAAAAACgaggaaaaatttaaaaacaagaaacaattagttaaattaatatgGATCGCTTTTTAAATCTGGGTATGTttactatattatatatattttcgccAAATATCTTTGCATTCCGGCTACGTCCGTGGAGTCTGAAAGAACATTCAGCAAGGCGGGCCAAATAATATCGGAGAGGCGAACCCGgctcaaagaaaaaaatgttaacattcttttgtttttaaatcgcAACTCTTGGCTGAAATAAagcatattttattgtattcgtttcattcttttttttttaaatcgtaacttagttaaaataaagcataatatttttatatttgcttaaaaaaaatttttttgttgggctACACTATCGAGCCACTATCGAGCCACTATCGATGGCACTATCGACACTATCGAtggtttaaaataaactatcgTCGACTATCGATGGCGCCCACTATCGATTCAGGATTCCTGGtacgcattaaaaaatacaatttggtgagcaagttaaatttaaacgacattttgccctattgttccaatgggagctctATGATATAAACGTCCAATTGGCATGCTCTTTCAAGTTAAATTCAAACCCATTTTgtcctattgttcctatgggatctataagatatagacgtccgattggacctcgcttttaccctgattatggtatgcattaaaaaaattaaatttgaaagatttaggtcaatagcttataaactgcgcgaaatggggaaaaaaattaaatttaaacccatgttgcccctatttttttttgataggagctataagatatagttTTTCGATTGGACCTTGATGGTGaattaaaacgtttaattCCCGAGTTTGAGTGgactgtattatttttattttgaccaGACGGTTTTTGCGTGTCCGACATGTTTGGCTGTAGTCTTATCACTAAGAAATCTCAATAGTGTGACGCAGCACAAATGGTATATAAcactaaaaaataccaaaacttaagttgaatacaaatatatgaattcaGAATAACGGCTGCAAAGCGTTCATCAACATCCCGGGCCGCCCTGAAACACGGTTTCAGAATTAGGCAATACTGCTAGCTTGGTGATAGGTCTAGTCATCTCTCCGGTGGATGTCTTAAGTTTCACGGCGCGTACAAATCCATCTGGTCCAGGATGAGCTTCTAACACACGGGCTAGTTGCCAAGCTGCTGGTGGAAGATTTGAGTCCTTTACAAGCACGACGTTGTCCACTGAAATGTTGCGTTCCTTGCTGTTGCACCTGTGACGTTGCTGTAGCGATGTTAAGTATTCCTGGTGCAAATGTTGCCAATAGTCCATGCGATTGATTGGCAAATGAGATAGATCACCCTCTGGAACAGTTGTAAATGGGCGTCCATCAAGAAAGTGGGCTGGCGACAAGTTGAGAGGTCAGTGTCAGGTGTATAGCACAACGGTCTTGAGTTCACAACTGCGCTTATCTGGGCGATTAGAGTTTGCATTTGCTCAAAAGTCAAGATCGTCTTTCCCACGACGCGTCGAAGGTGCAATTTCACAGAACGTACCGCTGACTCCCATTTTCCGCCCCAGTGCGGCGAGTGTGGAGGTATGAAATTCCATTTTATGCCATAGGTGGCCAAAGTTTGCGCTACTGTATAACGATGttcctgttgttgctgcatttCATCTAAAGACCGCTTGGCACCAACAAAATTCGTCCCGTTGTCGCTAAAGAAGACATGCTATGAAGGTGTCTGTGCTGAGATCGGTGGCCAGTTCCAAGTGAATGGCTGATGTTACGAGGCAGACAAACAGACATATGTAGCCCTTATTTTTCCGTGGATTTCGCCCTCTTCTTTCCTTGAGAGTAAATGGACCAGCGTAATCGCAGCCTGAGTGCTGGAAGGGAAGTGCTTCTGTAATGCGAATCCCCGGTAGATCGGCCATGAATTGTTGTGCTGTTTCATTTCGTAGGCGAAAACATTTGATGCAATTGTGCACCAGATTCCTTATGAGGTTGCGTGCGTTAAAGACCCAATATTTTTGGCGGATAATGACAAAAAGTGCTGAAACTCCAGGGTGCAGATTTGACGCATGTTCGTGTTCCAAAATCATCTTTATAGTGCTGTGCGATTTGGGAAGCCACATTGGGTGTTTGACATCAGCTGGTAATTGTGAATTATCCAGTCGTCCACCGACTCGAAGAAGGCCATCCTTGCTAATGATCGGTGAAAGCTTGATGAGCTGGGAGCGGCTCTGAAGTGGCTTGTTCTCCATCAGTAGATTGTAGTCGTTCTTGAATCATTTCTGAGCCTCTTGAAGGCAAAGAATGCGAGCAGCCTGCATCTCCTCAAAGGTGAGCCCCTTTCTATTTGTCAGCGTGTCTGACTTAATAGCCTTGATCCTTTGGATTAAGCGTAGGGAGTAAGCAACAATGCGAACCATTTTTGTCCAGGATGAGACCCGCTGAGCCAGTTCTTCGATCGGTGACAATAAGATGACCTCATGAGTAGTCAGTGCGGTGGTCTTCACCTCTTCTTTACCATGGTTTTCTGAAATAGAAGAACAGAACTTTTGGCAGCTCAACTTTACCTCGAGTTTTTCTTGATCTTGCAGCCATGGAGAACCCATCCACCACCGGTCGAAATGAATGAGTTCTGCAGCCAGCATGCCTCGCGTGGCGCAATCAGCAGGATATTCCTTAGTATTTACATGATGCCAGGCATTGCGAGGTATAGTATCGAGTATTTCTGTCGTTCGGTTTGCCCCAAATGTTTTGAGCTTCGATGATGGATGTGAAAGCTATGCCTTGTGTTGCAGAGCATTTTTGATTGAAGAAATGAGTCGATTAAGTAGCAGAGCTCCACACAGCTCGAGGCGCGGTAGTGATTGCTGCTTCAGCGGAGCAACTCTAGTTTTTCCTGCTATGAGTGACACAGAAACAGTACCATTCGCGCGTACTAATCTGCTGTAGAAGCATCCGAAAATCCGTGCAGTTCGATGTGATTTTCCTTGTTATCAATAAATCTTGGCATACGTAGCTCTTGTAGTGCATTTAAGTCGTTACGGCAATTTGTTCCACTATTCAGCGATTTTTGGAGGAAGTTCCATATCAAGAAGCCACAATTcttgaaacaaaatttgaattgtaCCACCACTGGCGATAGTACACCCAGCGGGTCAAAGATGCGTGCCACGTCAGACAGCACTTGTCGCTTAGAGTTCTTTGGATTTGATGAAAGGCAAACTTTGAATGAGAGCGTATCTTGATTTGGATCCCAATGGATGCCAAGAACCTTCGTTGTTGAATGGAATCCTTTTCCTTCAGAAGTGAGCGTTGCTTTAGATATGCGTGGCGAGTTTAAGACCCATTTTCCAAGCTTCATGCCTGCACATTTCATAAGGTTGATTAACTCATTTTGATTGCGAACGAGCTCTTCCTCTGTGTATGCTTCAGTGAGTACGTCGTCCATATAAAACTTTTCCTTTACGACTTTCGCAGCAGTGGGAAATTCGTGTTGATGGTCGTGAGCTAACTGATCTGAAACTCTTACTGCCAAAAATGGTGCGCTAGACGTGCCGTATGTTAACGTGGACAGTTCATAGTGTTTGATAGGCGAACGTTCATCATCTCTCCATACATTTCGCTAGTAGCTACAATGCTTGGCAGCCACCACTGTACATTTTGATGATATCTGCGGAGAAGACGAACTTAAACATTCTAAATCGGATACAAATTGACAATAAGTTTCGCAGGGTACTGGGACCAATGTGTAGCGCGTCATTCAAGGAATTTCCGTTAGTATCCTTAAATGATCCGTCAAAAACTACCCTTCACTTTTGGGTTATTACTGGATGATGTGGCAAGTAGAAATTTGGTTTCTTGTCAATGTCTTCTGGCGAAAGTTTTCGCATGTGACCTAAGTTGAGATACTCATGCATTAACTTTACTTGCTGTGAGCGCAAATTTGGATCTTGCATTAGACGGCGTTCTACTCCCTTGAATCCGAAAACTGCTTATTGGGGTCTTTAAGCGGAAATTCGACGATGTAACGCCCCTTGGGGTCCCTTGTGTGTGTCTTCAAAAAGTGCTGTTCAACTTCATCGTTCTCCAGCTCCCAAAAGCGTCGAAGTGATGCATCAATGTCAATAGCCGTATGCATAGTTGTTGTAGATGAAGAGCCTGTAGTCACGATCGAAGTAATGACCCATCCAAATATGGTCAAAATGGCGATGATCTTCCCCTGGCTGTCGAACAGCTTTTTACCAGTGAACACGGTCCAAACGCAATTGCTGCCCAAGAGAATATCTACTGGCGCCAACGATTGGTAGTCAGAATCTGCAAGCTCCAAGCCATCGAACGCCTTAAGTGCTGAGGCGTTGATATTGTGTCTTGCCAACGTGGAGGTAATTTTGCTGAGTACGTGGGCACGTACCTTCATCGTGTGTTCTGATATTCTTGACTGAATATCCAGTGCGCTGTAGCCTCTATTTGTCTCAGCCTTGATCGAAGAAATTCCCGACACCAAAATTCGTGATGGCAAGCGCGCCAGGCCGAGCGCCTGCACGCATCGCTCGGAGATGTATGACAGTTCCGAACCACTGTCCAAAAGCACCCGACAGGAAGTGTGTGATCCTTTGGCGTTGCGAACGAGAACCAGATCTGTGGGCCATGCGCTTTTCCGTAACCCTTGTGGCTGTGTAGTAGTAGCTGATCCGTTGTACGAAGATTCAGCGCATGAAATGTCTTGTACACGAGCAATGTAGCATATGGTCACCGTTGTATCCTCTGGAACGCCGAGGTCGCGCTGCTCCTCTTCCCTTGAATGTGTCCTGGTTACAGCGGCGTGTGCAGTAGAATCTTCTACGTGTAGTAGAGAGTGGTGACGATTGTGACAAGTTCTGCATGTGAATTTGGATTCTCATCTGCGTGACACATGCTCGAACTTCAAACAATTAAAGCACACGGATTTAGCTTTAACAAAAGTGCGTCTCTGCTCGACTGATAAGTCCATAAACTTTGGGCAAATAAAGATCTTGTGCTCCTTGAAGTTACATTTAACACAAGCATCTTCCTCCGTTGATGCCAAGGCGTGTGACGATCGcttggctttgttttgctgTGAGCCAACTTGGAAGACTTTGTCAGGCTCACTTTTGCTGAGCTCAAATTCCTCGCAGCGGCGGTCTAAAAACTTGAGTAGATCGTCCACAGTCGGCGATTCCAGTTCACGGCTGCCCTCAATCCACTTGCGTCGAGTTTCAGCGTCAATCTTGGCAAGAATGAAATGAATCACCCAGCAGTCCCTGTTTGTTTGCCCAGCTGCATCCAAGCCGCGTACAATCTCTGTAGCTCCGTCTGTTACTTTGCGCAATATTGATACATCTGCTCTGGATGTCAAAGGTAAGTTTACAAAAGTATCTATCAAGCAATTCCAAGCAGACTCGTAAGCTGCATCCGTAATTGGCATATGACGTATCAAGTCAGCTGCTTCTCCCGTAATGTATGTCTTTAAGTAGTGAAACTTTTGTATCGCTGACAAATGCTGCTTGCTGTGAATCGTGCTCTTGAAGATGTTCTTGAATGCTGGCCACTCCTTGTAGTCATTAGTAAAAGACTTTATGTGTATTTTTCTGCATTACGTTTGCCGTCGATTTTGCCCGCAAAAACGTAGTTTTTTGCTCAGCCAAACGTTCATTAAGCTCCTGTTATTGTTGTAGAAAACGAACCAGATTTTCGTTTCCCAACCCTGATGAAATAGATGAGGCTTCATCAAGGTTGCCAGACTGTCTTCCGTTCTTGCTTTTCCCCTCGCACTCCCTTGCTTGTTCGCAAGCCCGTTTTAGCAAGTGAAATAAGGTGTTTGCTTGCAAGTACTTGTCTTCGTACCGCTCGTTGTCGATGGCTGGATCGACATACCCCTCTTCCTCGTCGAAGAGGGCCATTTTGTCGCTGAGTGCCTCAAATTTAGCCTATCCAATGACACTGTTATTTCATCCAGTTCCCAGGGTGATCCCGCACGTGGATCTTGTGACGCCGTTAGCAAACGCGTGATGCTTGCCTTCGCACGGCTCCTTGCTGCCTTCAGTAGTTTTAATTGATCCATGTTAATCAATTACTTTATCTGGCGAAAAGGACCAAAGATATGATGGTGaattaaaacgtttaattCTCGAGTTTGAGTGgactgtattatttttattttaaccagaCGGATTCTGCGTGTCCGACATGTTTGGCTGTAGTCTTATCACTAAGAAATCTCAATAGTGTGACGCAGCACAAATGGTATATAAcactaaaaaataccaaaacttaagttgaatacaaatatatgaattcaGAATAACGGCTGCAAAGCGTTCATCAACAGACCTCGCTTTTACCCTGAatatggtatgcattaaaaaatacgatttggaaagattcaggttagaggtgaaaattaaatttaaacccattttgccctgtTGTTCTCTGGGATCTATAAgttatagacgtccgattggcaggcgcagtcaccctgatcatggtacgcattaaaaaatacaatttggaaagattcaggttaacagcatataaactgctcgaaaaacgGTGAACACTTCAAATTTAATCCCATTTTTCCCtcttgttcctatgggagctataagatatagaagTCGGATTGGCACGCGAATTCTCCCTGATCATGgcatgcattaaagattacaatttggaaagattcagctAAATAGCTTGCGcgaaatatgttgaaaaattaaatttaaacccattttgccctattgctcctatgggagctatagggtatagacgtccgatcataatcatggtatgcattaaaaaatacattttggaaagattcaggtcaatagcatATAAGCTGCTCGGAATGtggtaacaaaattaaatttaaacccattatGCTTTATTGATTCTATGGGagttataagatatagacgtcggAGTGGCACGCGAATTctccctgatcatggtattcattaaagattacaatttggaaagattcagct
This window of the Drosophila gunungcola strain Sukarami unplaced genomic scaffold, Dgunungcola_SK_2 000112F, whole genome shotgun sequence genome carries:
- the LOC128265314 gene encoding uncharacterized protein LOC128265314, which encodes MENKPLQSRSQLIKLSPIISKDGLLRVGGRLDNSQLPADVKHPMWLPKSHSTIKMILEHEHASNLHPGVSALFVIIRQKYWVFNARNLIRNLVHNCIKCFRLRNETAQQFMADLPGIRITEALPFQHSGCDYAGPFTLKERRGRNPRKNKGYICLFVCLVTSAIHLELATDLSTDTFIACLL